From Portunus trituberculatus isolate SZX2019 chromosome 50, ASM1759143v1, whole genome shotgun sequence, the proteins below share one genomic window:
- the LOC123500048 gene encoding uncharacterized protein LOC123500048: MSVDIFRQKYTRPDAPRNSGNTVGMTCRCSPTTRPPPGLSPPAHSLTTSPPESLVSSVPLLLSASPLAIHFLFLSHLSFFIFHNQIFLFLMFSCKSKRFSLFPPRLLFPSLLSALLPLIFLQSPILFSPLPSLHVYTPQYYAFRLPQLHSHSRPDRMAIRRPATATLLMTIPLILSPFLLIPRILVRPTTSEYQDIQKEVTDSFLFQNTLQETSPPAEGRKEAEVTLREERSVSRIPLHRHLSPLPLQAPLHHYHAFLHLDNAAPTSSQYFMARPSAYSPAAFRFPQHRVTHHALHPTHRRLQEGKGDVHEEQGVPQEVLQLLPSAVKGVYSHYSHVHTAAQPTTTIPPPVVWFPDLNKECGDGGGGGDGGFSTFSFLAMVVSVVNLISLLHSTANNNNNNNNNNDDNNNVNSANMQAANEDNNNNNLGVLTMVMFGGRRRRDLYSSSSSSSSSEDVAAAVGLFFLKAWLQVFGFNSTFTLLHNPTTSFPSTSTLLAPGGVVGRTSGCALLALCEANERSAAFGQLGEDVAEVLSVAFVDHLQEAIVEVKGERERAGLLRAGGRGRTCWRSACCAFHYPCGNS, from the exons ATGAGCGTAGACATTTTTCGCCAAAAATATACCCGTCCAGACGCTCCTCGCAACAGTGGCAATACAGTGGGAATGACTTGCCGCTGCTCACCCACCACACGCCCACCTCCAGGTCTCTCTCCACCCGcccactccctcaccacctcacccccTGAATCTCTCGTCTCCTCCGTTCCTTTACTCCTGTCTGCCTCTCCTCTTGCTATtcacttcctatttctctctcatctttccttttttattttccataatcagatttttttatttctcatgttTTCATGTAAATCAAAAAGattttctctattccctcctcgtcttctctttccctcccttctttcagctctccttcctctgattttccttcagtctcccattctcttctctcccctcccgtccctccaTGTCTACACCCCACAATACTACGCCTTCCGTCTCCCTCAGCTCCACAGCCACAGCCGCCCTGACAGGATGGCAATCCGGCGGCCGGCCACCGCCACACTGCTCATGACGattcctctcatcctttctccatttttgctTATTCCTCGCATCTTGGTACGCCCCACGACCTCTGAATATCAGGATATCCAGAAAGAAGTCACGGATTCCTTTCTATTCCAAAACACACTGCAGGAGACGTCACCACctgcagaaggaagaaaagaagctgAAGTGActttgagagaagaaagaagtgtcAGTCGGATTCCACTCCACcgtcatctctctcctctccctcttcaagCGCCTCTCCACCATTACCACGCCTTCCTCCACCTCGACAACGCAGCTCCCACATCATCCCAGTACTTCATGGCGCGACCCTCGGCTTACTCTCCGGCCGCTTTCCGCTTCCCGCAGCACCGCGTCACCCACCACGCCCTCCATCCTACTCACAGAAGACTGCAAGag GGAAAGGGTGATGTCCATGAGGAGCAAGGCGTCCCTCAGGAGGTCCTACAGCTCCTGCCGAGTGCCGTCAAGGGCGTGTACTCCCATTACTCCCACGTTCACACCGCAGCCCAGCCCACCACAACCATCCCGCCGCCCGTTGTGTGGTTCCCTGATCTGAACAAAG AATGTGGtgacggcggcggtggtggtgacggcgggtTCAGCACCTTCAGCTTCCTGGCcatggtggtgtcagtggtcaACCTCATCTCACTGCTCCACTccaccgccaacaacaacaataacaacaataacaacaacgatgacaACAATAACGTGAACAGTGCCAACATGCAAGCCGCCaacgaagacaacaacaacaacaaccttggCGTCCTGACGATGGTGATGTTTGGGGGACGCCGCCGCCGCGatttatactcctcctcctcctcctcctcctcctctgaagaCGTAGCTGCCGCCGTCGGGTTGTTCTTCCTGAAAGCGTGGCTGCAGGTATTCGGGTTCAATTCCACCTTTACCTTACTCCACAACCCCACCACATCGTTCCCCTCCACATCCACACTCCTGGCTCCAGGCGGCGTGGTGGGGCGTACGAGCGGGTGTGCATTGCTGGCGTTATGTGAAGCTAATGAGAGGAGCGCCGCCTTTGGTCAACTCGGGGAGGACGTGGCGGAGGTGctgag CGTCGCCTTCGTGGACCACCTACAGGAGgcgatagtggaggtgaagggggaAAGGGAACGGGCAGGTTTGCTCCGAGCTGGCGGGCGAGGGCGCACCTGCTGGAGAAGTGCTTGCTGTGCCTTCCACTACCCGTGCGGGAAttcctag